One genomic segment of Sander lucioperca isolate FBNREF2018 chromosome 10, SLUC_FBN_1.2, whole genome shotgun sequence includes these proteins:
- the rxrbb gene encoding retinoic acid receptor RXR-beta-B isoform X1, which translates to MSSQQPNSSASNSPTSILGSPFSVISPSLNSPVVSPSLGFGPISNSQISSSAPISGMHSISSSEDIKPPFGLRPMPAHSPGIMLSQKRMCVICGDRSSGKHYGVYSCEGCKGFFKRTVRKDLSYTCRDNKECLVDKRQRNRCQYCRYQKCLAMGMKREVIKHVKWIKEDGKDEGWMTVQEERQRNREREGELEFSVGVNEEMPVEKILEAETAVEQKTELHSDGGSAGNSPHDAVTNICQTADKQLFALVEWAKRIPHFSELPLDDQVILLRAGWNELLIASFSHRSIGLKDGVLLASELQRDNAHSAGVGAIFDRESVQSAEVGAIFDRVLTELVNKMRDMQMDKAELGCLRAIVLFNPDAKGLSNTGEVELLREKVYASLEAYCKQKYPEQQGRFAKLLLRLPALRSIGLKCLEHLFFFKLIGDTPIDTFLMEMLEAPHQLS; encoded by the exons ATGTCCTCACAGCAGCCCAACAGTTCAGCCTCCAACAGCCCCACCAGCATCTTGGGTTCTCCTTTCTCAGTTATCAGCCCCTCACTTAACTCCCCAGTGGTCTCACCCTCTCTGGGGTTTGGACCCATCAGCAACAGTCAG ATCTCTTCTTCAGCACCTATATCAGGGATGCACTCAATCAGCAGCTCAGAAGATATCAAGCCTCCGTTTGGCCTGAGGCCCATGCCAGCTCACAGCCCTGGAATAATGTTGTCTCAGAAACGCATGTGTGTCATCTGTGGGGACCGCTCTTCTG GCAAGCACTATGGAGTGTACAGCTGTGAGGGTTGCAAAGGTTTCTTCAAACGAACTGTGCGCAAAGACCTTAGCTATACCTGCAGGGATAACAAAGAGTGCCTGGTCGACAAACGCCAGCGCAATCGCTGCCAGTACTGCCGCTACCAGAAGTGCCTGGCCATGGGCATGAAGAGGGAAG TGATCAAACATGTAAAGTGGATAAAAGAAGATGGAAAAGATGAGGGATGGATGA CGGTCCAGGAGGAGCGCCAGAGGAACCGAGAGCGTGAAGGAGAGCTTGAGTTCAGTGTCGGCGTGAATGAGGAGATGCCTGTGGAGAAGATTTTAGAGGCAGAGACGGCTGTGGAGCAGAAGACTGAACTTCACTCTGATGGCGGTTCTGCAGGCAACTCT CCCCATGATGCAGTTACCAACATCTGTCAGACTGCAGACAAACAGCTGTTTGCCTTGGTGGAGTGGGCAAAGAGAATCCCTCACTTCTCTGAACTGCCCCTCGATGACCAGGTCATCCTCCTGCGTGCAG GCTGGAATGAGCTCCTCATTGCTTCGTTCTCCCATCGCTCCATTGGTTTGAAGGATGGAGTTCTCCTGGCCTCTGAGCTGCAGCGTGACAATGCACACAGCGCAGGAGTTGGAGCCATTTTTGACAG GGAGAGTGTGCAGAGCGCAGAGGTCGGTGCCATATTTGACAG GGTCCTTACGGAGCTCGTCAATAAAATGAGAGATATGCAAATGGACAAAGCAGAGCTGGGCTGCCTCCGAGCCATCGTCCTCTTCAACCCAG ATGCTAAAGGGCTTTCCAACACCGGTGAGGTGGAGCTCCTTAGAGAAAAGGTCTATGCATCATTGGAAGCGTACTGCAAACAGAAATACCCAGAGCAGCAGGGAAG GTTTGCTAAGCTCCTTCTTCGACTGCCAGCACTGCGATCTATTGGCTTGAAGTGCTTGGAGCATCTCTTCTTCTTCAAGCTTATCGGTGACACACCTATTGACACTTTCCTCATGGAAATGCTTGAAGCTCCCCATCAGTTGTCTTAG
- the rxrbb gene encoding retinoic acid receptor RXR-beta-B isoform X2: MSSQQPNSSASNSPTSILGSPFSVISPSLNSPVVSPSLGFGPISNSQISSSAPISGMHSISSSEDIKPPFGLRPMPAHSPGIMLSQKRMCVICGDRSSGKHYGVYSCEGCKGFFKRTVRKDLSYTCRDNKECLVDKRQRNRCQYCRYQKCLAMGMKREAVQEERQRNREREGELEFSVGVNEEMPVEKILEAETAVEQKTELHSDGGSAGNSPHDAVTNICQTADKQLFALVEWAKRIPHFSELPLDDQVILLRAGWNELLIASFSHRSIGLKDGVLLASELQRDNAHSAGVGAIFDRESVQSAEVGAIFDRVLTELVNKMRDMQMDKAELGCLRAIVLFNPDAKGLSNTGEVELLREKVYASLEAYCKQKYPEQQGRFAKLLLRLPALRSIGLKCLEHLFFFKLIGDTPIDTFLMEMLEAPHQLS; the protein is encoded by the exons ATGTCCTCACAGCAGCCCAACAGTTCAGCCTCCAACAGCCCCACCAGCATCTTGGGTTCTCCTTTCTCAGTTATCAGCCCCTCACTTAACTCCCCAGTGGTCTCACCCTCTCTGGGGTTTGGACCCATCAGCAACAGTCAG ATCTCTTCTTCAGCACCTATATCAGGGATGCACTCAATCAGCAGCTCAGAAGATATCAAGCCTCCGTTTGGCCTGAGGCCCATGCCAGCTCACAGCCCTGGAATAATGTTGTCTCAGAAACGCATGTGTGTCATCTGTGGGGACCGCTCTTCTG GCAAGCACTATGGAGTGTACAGCTGTGAGGGTTGCAAAGGTTTCTTCAAACGAACTGTGCGCAAAGACCTTAGCTATACCTGCAGGGATAACAAAGAGTGCCTGGTCGACAAACGCCAGCGCAATCGCTGCCAGTACTGCCGCTACCAGAAGTGCCTGGCCATGGGCATGAAGAGGGAAG CGGTCCAGGAGGAGCGCCAGAGGAACCGAGAGCGTGAAGGAGAGCTTGAGTTCAGTGTCGGCGTGAATGAGGAGATGCCTGTGGAGAAGATTTTAGAGGCAGAGACGGCTGTGGAGCAGAAGACTGAACTTCACTCTGATGGCGGTTCTGCAGGCAACTCT CCCCATGATGCAGTTACCAACATCTGTCAGACTGCAGACAAACAGCTGTTTGCCTTGGTGGAGTGGGCAAAGAGAATCCCTCACTTCTCTGAACTGCCCCTCGATGACCAGGTCATCCTCCTGCGTGCAG GCTGGAATGAGCTCCTCATTGCTTCGTTCTCCCATCGCTCCATTGGTTTGAAGGATGGAGTTCTCCTGGCCTCTGAGCTGCAGCGTGACAATGCACACAGCGCAGGAGTTGGAGCCATTTTTGACAG GGAGAGTGTGCAGAGCGCAGAGGTCGGTGCCATATTTGACAG GGTCCTTACGGAGCTCGTCAATAAAATGAGAGATATGCAAATGGACAAAGCAGAGCTGGGCTGCCTCCGAGCCATCGTCCTCTTCAACCCAG ATGCTAAAGGGCTTTCCAACACCGGTGAGGTGGAGCTCCTTAGAGAAAAGGTCTATGCATCATTGGAAGCGTACTGCAAACAGAAATACCCAGAGCAGCAGGGAAG GTTTGCTAAGCTCCTTCTTCGACTGCCAGCACTGCGATCTATTGGCTTGAAGTGCTTGGAGCATCTCTTCTTCTTCAAGCTTATCGGTGACACACCTATTGACACTTTCCTCATGGAAATGCTTGAAGCTCCCCATCAGTTGTCTTAG